CTCACTGGCCGTCTCGCCCGCGTCGTACCGGGCGAGTTCGAGGCCGAGTCGTTCCTGCATCGCCTCCTTCGCGGTCCGTTCGGCGGCGGTGGCTGGTTCGAGTACGTCAAGTTCGGCAAGGGTGCGCCGGTTCAGTTCGGCCTGCGCGGCGTACCCGCTCGGCGACAGGTCGCCGAGTTGGTCGTCGTAGCCGGTGATGCCGACAAAGGTGGCGCCGGTCGGGTTGAGTGGCGCCCAGTCCGCGACGTAGCGGTTGGCGAGGTCATCGATTTGTCCCACGGCTCGACCCTACGTGACCTTCCGGCTGCCTGGTCCACCCCTTTTGGGCCGGCCACGCTGTTGCCTCCGTCCTGATCGGCGCAGGCCACTGTTGTGGGATTGGCCTGACCCGAGGTCCGGAAGTCGCGCGATTCTGTCCGACCGGTACGGCAGAGTGTCAGGGGTGACTGCCCCCACCGCTCCTGACAGCAACGTACGCGCCTGGCTGCCGGGCTTTCTCACCGTCGCCGTCATCTGGGGGGCCAGTTTCCTCTTCATCAAGATCGGTGTACGCGAACTCCACCCCCTGTACGTCACGCTTGGTCGGGTCGTCGCCGGGGCGCTGACGCTGCTGGTGGCGCTCGCCGTACTACGCGACCGGCTGCCCCGGGACCCGAAGCTCTGGCTGCACATGGTGGTGATCGCCGCGGTTGGGGTGGCCCTGCCGTTCACCTTCTTCGGCTACGGCGAGCAGCGCGTCTCCTCGATCCTCGCCGGCATCTGGAACGCCACCACGCCACTGGTCGTGCTGCCGATGGCGGTGCTGGTCTTCCGTACCGAACGGATGACCGCCCGCCGGGCGATCGGCATGACACTCGGCTTCCTCGGTGTGCTGGTGGTGCTCGGCGCGTGGCGGGGACTGGGCGGGGCCGAGTTCACCGGCCAGCTCTTCTGCTTCGCCGCGGCCGCCTGCTACGGCCTCTCCATCCCGTACCAGAAGCGGTTCGTCGCGGGCCGGCCGGAGTCGGGCGTGGCACTTTCGGCGGCGCAGCTGCTGGTCGCCGCCGGACAGCTGGCGATCGTCGCACCACTGGTGGCCGGGGCGCCACCCGCACCGACCAGCCTCTCGTTCGACGTGATCGCCAGCGTGCTCGCGCTGGGGGCGCTCGGCACCGGTCTCGCCTTCGTCATCAACCTGCGGACGATCCGGCTGGCCGGGGCGAGTACCGCCTCGACCGTGACCTACCTGATCCCGATCTTCGCGGTGCTGATCGGGGTGCTCGCCCTCGACGAGCAGCTCGCCTGGTACCAGCCGGTCGGTGCGGTGATCGTGCTGGCCGGGGTCGCGGTGTCGCAACGCCTCCTGGGCCGCCGCCGCCCCCGGCGCGGCCCCGACCCCGGCCCCGACCCGGCCGTGGCACCACAACAGAGCGTCGAGCCGGCCGTCCCCAGGTGACCGCCGGCTGAGCGGAAGTGTGTCCCGCGCGGTCAGCCGGCGTGGCCGGCGGTCCAGGTCAGCAGCTCGTCGACCGGCCAGGTGTTGACCACCTGGTCGGCCGGCACCCCGCACCGGGCCGCCCGTTCACAGCCGAAGCGTTGCCAGTCGAGCTGGCCAGGCGCGTGCGCGTCGGTGTCGATCGCGAAGCGGCAACCGGCCTCGACCGCGACCCGGATCAGCCGCTTCGGCGGATCCTGCCGCTCCGGCCGGGAATTGATCTCGACCGCCTTGTCGTACTCGGCGCAGGCGGCGAAGACCGCCTCGGCGTCGAAGTCGCTCGGCGGCCGGGTCCGGGCCCGGTGACCCCGGTCGCCCGGACCGGTCACTCCCGGCGGCCGGCCGGCGACCATCCGACCGGTGCAGTGGCCGAGGACGTCCAGATGCGGATTGGAGACCGCGGCCAGCATCCGCCGGGTCATCTTCGCCCGCTCGTCGGCCAGGCCGCTGTGCACCGAGCCGACCACCACGTCGAGCTGGGCCAGCAACTCGTCCTCCTGGTCGAGCGAGCCGTCCGCGAGGATGTCCACCTCGATCCCGGTGAGCAGCCGGAACCCCTCCGGCAGCGCCGCGTTGATCGCCGCCACCTGTTCGATCTGACGCCGCAGTCGCGCCGGGGTCAGGCCCCGGGCCACCTTCAACCGGGGCGAGTGGTCGGTCAGCACAAGATATTCGTGGCCCAGCTCGACCGCGGTCAACGCCATCTCCTCGATCGGCGAGCCACCGTCGGACCAGTCCGAGTGGGTGTGGCAGTCACCGCGCAGCGCCGACCGCAGCGCGGCCGTCGCCTCGTCCAGGTCGACTCCCTCGGTCGCGTTGAGCCGCCGCAGGTAGACCGGTTCCTCGCCGGACAGTGACTCGGTGACACAGCGGGCGGTCACGTCACCCACCCCGGTCAGCTCGGTCAGCGTGCCCGCCTTCGCCCGGGCGGCCAACTCCCGGGCCGGAAGCGCGGCCAGGGTCGTCGCGGCCGAGCGGAACGCCCGCACCCGGTAGGTGGCTTCGTTCGCGCGCTCCAACAGGAAGGCGATCCGACGCAGGTCGGCGAGCGCATCCCGAGCGGTCATCAGCTCACCGTAGCCGGCACACCCGCCGGCCGCCCGTACCGACGCCTCATCCGGGTCAGGCCGGCCCGGGGCGGACCGGTCGGACCGCCGTCACCGTACGGCGATCGGGCGCGACCGAGGTCACCCAGCCACCGGCCCGGCCGAGCGCCAGCAGCTCGTCGACCCGTACGGGCAGCTCCCGTGCGGTCCCCGGCCGGTGCGGCCAGGCGGCGCGGGCGACCGAGGCCGGGGCCAGCCAGTCCCGCAGCGCGGCGATCGGGTCGTCGGCGTCGACCGCCGCCCGGGCCCGGTGCAGCGCCTCCAGGACCGCGTCGAGTGCCGGGCCGACCGCGTCGGCGTTGCCGCCGCACATCGCCGCGACCAGTTCCGGCCGGGTGGCGGCGACCCGGGTGCCGTCCCGGAACGAGCCGGCGGCGAGGGTGCCGGCGAGCGGGTCGTCCGCCGCGCCGGCCACCAGCGCCGCCGCCAGCAGATGGGGTACGTGGCTGACCGCGGCCACCGCCCGGTCGTGCTCGGCGGCGGTGGCCGGCACCACCCGGGCGCCGAGCGGGGTGATCAGCGCGGCCAGCTCCAACCAGTCGGCGAGCGACGTGCCCCGGGGTTCGAGGCAGAGCACCCAGGCGCAGCCGGCGAAGAGCGTCGGGTCGGTGGCGCCGAAGCCGGAGGTCTCCCGCCCGGCCATCGGGTGACCGCCGACGTACCCGGCGAGCCGCTGCGGCTGCCGGTGCAGGCGTTCCTCGACGAGGGCCTGGACCGGGGACTTGACCGAGGTGACGTCGGTGACCAGGCCGGCGTAGCCGACGTCGGCGAGCTGGTCCAGTACGCCACCGACGGCCGGCAGCGGCACCGCGAGCACGACCAGTTCGGCCTGGGCCACCGTGTCCCGTACGGTCGGGGTCACCTGCCAGCGGGCGGCGGCCGGGGCCTGGGCGGCGGCGGTCCGTGCGGTGGCCCGGGTGGCCGGGTCGGCGTCGTAGCCGAGCACCCGGTGTCCGCTGGCGGCCAGTGCGCGCAGCACGGAACCGCCGATGAGACCGAGGCCGATAACCGCGACATTCACGTCAGCGACTCTCGCACACCCGGGTACGTCGGTGCCGGCAAGGCTCGCCCCGACGCAAGGGTGCGGTCGGCGTCGCTCCGGCGGGCCGGCACCCCGACCCTGAGCCGGTCGGTCAGGGCGCCGGCGGGCAGCTGTGTTGCCGGTACCAGTTGGTGACGTCGTCCACCGGTGACCGGTTCGTCTGGTGGCGCCAGGCGTCCAGGTAGCGCGCGGGCCAGACCACGCCCCTCCGGATCCACCAGTCGTCGACCCGCGCGCACGGGGGCGAGATGCCGAAGTGCAGGTGACAGACGTTGTTGGCGTTACCGGTCCGCCCCACGGCGCCGACCTGCTGACCGGCGCGGACGCGTACCCCGGCGGTCAGGCCGGCGGCCACCTCGGACAGGTGCGAGCCGTAGTAGCGGATCCCGTCGTCGCCGAGGAGCGAGACCGCCTTGCCGCCGTTGAGCGGCCCCTGTGGGCCCTGCTTGTCGTACTTGTCCACCAGGGTCACTTCGAGGATCTCCCCGTCGGTGACGGCGAGTACGGGTGTGCCGCAGGAGGCGAAGATGTCCGTGGCCGCGTACGCCGAGTGGGTCGGGTGGTAGGAGGCGTTCGCCGCCCGTACCGGGAAGACGTAGCGCGGTGCCGCCGGCCTGGTGGGCGTACCGGACGGGCTGGCTGACGCTGGCGCGGCACTCGTGCTGGCCGGGCCGCTCGGAGTGGTCGGGCCGGACGGGGCGTCGGCGGCCGGTGCGGGGGAACCAGCGGGGGACCAGACGGCGGGGCGGGACTGGGAGCAGCCCGCAACGCCCGCCGAGAGCAGCAGGAGGACCAACGGGTACGCGAGGCGGCGCCCGATCTCGTGTTTCGTACCCGATTCATCCCGTGCCATCGGGCCATCCTGGCAGAGCCGTCGTCCGCCCGGGTTGCCGGCCACGTCGCCGTCGAGGCGCCGGGCGTGGCGCCCCCGACGGGTACGCTGCGGGCACGCCCCGAGGTGGGGAACCGGTGTGAGCAGGCGCGGGGAGTGACCGTGATGGCTGAGCAGCCGACGTTCCGGACCTGGCCCGACGCGGGTCAGCCGCCCCGTGCCCCGTCGGGTCTGTTCCCGTCCGGGCCGGTGCCGGGGGGACCGACGCGGCCGACGTACCGGGAACCGCATCCGATCCACGGCGGCGCGCTTGCCGCCGGCGCGGGCCTGACGACCGCGTGGCTGCTCTTCTTCGGACTGCTCGGCGGAGATCTGCGCGGCTACGTGTGGTGGACGGTGCTGGCCGGCGCGGTGGCGTGGCTGGCGGCGCTGCTTCTGGTCCGGTTCGGCGACCGGGGTGCCGCGGTCGGTGTCGCGTTGGTCACTGCGGTCGGCTGGGCGATCGCCGCAGCGGCGGTCGCGGTGCGGTGGTCCGCAGCCGACTGGCCACTTTGGTGACGGTTGGTAAGTGATCAAGCCCTCTCAGTAGTCGATCTAGGGCGGTGGGTACGGGGTCGGTGGCACACCGCCACCGGGCTTGACGAACGCCGTGAGACTCGGCACGCTCGCCTCTATGGCCTGGACAGAGCAGCGGCTCGACCCCGAGCGCAGCCGACGGCGGTTACAGCTCCTCGCCGAGCTGGCCGGGGCGAAGTCCGTACGGGAGCGAACCCAGCCACGACGGGTCCGCGTCGACCGCCTGCGTGAACTGATCGCGAGCCGTCGCCGCCTGGCCGGCTGACCTTCCGCCGCTCCGCCCGATTCCCTCATCTCCCTTCGGGGCGTTGCGTGCTCGACCGCAGACCCGACCGGATACCGTCACGCGTGACAGGCAGTCGACAGTGGTGGGCGGCGGATGCGCCGCGAGTTATTGGGGGGACCGGTGTCGTACTTCGCGGCGGCCGTGGTGCGGGGCTCGGACGGCTGGAGCGCAGCCGAACTCGACCTCGGTGGTGTTGCGGACATAGACGAGGTTGGAGAGCTGCTCCGCGAAGTCGATCCCGACGCTGAGTTGTCGTTGCTCTTCGTCGAGTCGGACGACGCGTACCTGGCCGTACTCCGGCTGGACGAGGGCGAAGACCTGCGGATCTTCGGCTCGGACTCGGTCTTCGCCGAGGAGTCCCGACTCGGCGCGCTGCTGCTCGGCGACATCAAGGCGCCCGCCCTGGAGATCGACGACGTGGTGGAGCCGGCGACACCGGAGGTGTCCACCTCCGGGACGGAGGAGAACGAGCAGCCCGCCGCCGATCCGGACGCCGACCCGATCGGTGACGCCGACCTCATCGCCGACCTGGGTGTCTCGGCCCATCGTCTGCTCGCCCTCTGTGCCCGGGAGGGAAATCTCCCCGCCGACGTCACCGCCGAGGTCTGCCAGCTGATCGGCTGCGGGGACGTGGTCGAGGAACTGCGCGAGGCGTGAGCGAGCCGGCGGACCAACCGGGTCGTCGGCAACGGCATGAGCGGTGGATGCGCCGCGCCCTCGAGGTGGCCGCCGACAACCCGCCTGGCAACGGCGTCGAGGCGGGTGCCGCCGGCGACCTGTCCGGTGACATCCCCGTCGGTGCGGTCCTCTACGGACCGGACGGGGTCGAGCTGGCCGTCGGGCGCAACGAGCGGGAACGTACCGGCGATCCGACCGCGCACGCCGAGGTCCTGGCGCTGCGCCGCGCCGCGGCGCTCCGGGGCGAGTGGCGGTTGGACGGCTGCACCCTGGTGGTGACGCTGGAACCGTGCACCATGTGCGCGGGGGCGCTGGTGCTGGCGCGGGTCTCCACCCTCGTCTTCGGGGCCTGGGAACCGAAGACCGGCGCGGTCGGCTCGCTCTGGGACGTGGTCCGCGACCGCCGGCTCAACCACCGCCCCGAGGTGTACGGCGGCGTGCTGGCGACCGAGTCGGCCGCGCTGCTACGCGCCTTCTTCCGCTGAACCCGCGCCTGTCGGTGGCTGGCGTGGCGTCTGTGCGGTTCACCCGGTGCCCCGTTCCCCGTTGTCTGCTCGCGCGACGCGGAGAAAGTGCCGGGCGACCGGACCGAGCGGACGGTCGGCGGCGGCGGCGATCGCGATCTGGTACGTCGGCGGGGTCCGGCGCACCCGGAGGAAACGCAGGTCGGCGTTCTGGTCGCCGATGGGCCGTGGCACGAAAGCGACCCCGAGCCCGAGTCGGACCAGGTCCAGGATGGTCGAGAGGTCGTTCATCTGGACCGTGATCCGCCGCTGGACGCCGGCCGAGGCGAACGCCTGATCCACCGCGCTCCGGACGCCCCAGCCCGGCGGGAACTCGATGAAGGGCTCCCCGGCCAGTTCCGCCAGGTCGACGCTGTCCCGGCCGGCGAGGGCATGATCCGGCGTGCAGGCCAGGACGACCTCGTCCGTCGCCAGCACCTGGCGACGGATTCCGGGCACCGGACCGTGGGTGATCACGATGGCCAGGTCCAGGGAACCCTCGCGAAGGCGTTCGAGATGGTCCAGGGAGCCAGCCGCCCCCGGGGCGGTCAACCAGAGCTCCACCAGCGGAAACTCGGCCCGGAAAGCGGCGAGCGCCTCGCGGACCTGGCCGGGCGTGAGACCGTAGAGGATGCCCAGGCGCAGTCGGCCGCGCAGTCCCTGCCCAACCTGGGTGACCACCTCGCGGGCCGCCTCGACGGCGGCGAGGATCCGGGTCGCCTCGGGCAGCAGGGCGTGCCCGGCGTCGGTCAACTCGACCCGCTGCGTGGTCCGGTCGAACAGGGCCGTGCCGAGTTCCCGCTCGAGGGCGCGTACGGCGGTGGAGACACCGGACTGCGCGATGCGCAGCCGCTCGGCGGCCCTGGTGAAGCTTCGTTCCTCGGCGACGGTCACGAAGACGTCGAGTTTGCGGATGTCCACGCGACAACTATCTCAGAAACCGATAACTGCATCCGATCTTCATATTGGAGCGGGATGACTCGGCGGGTCAGACTCGGGCAGATGGTTCCCGCCACCCACCGGGTCGGATTCGTGCTGCTCGCCGCAGCCCCCACCGACCGGGTCGGACGGGCGCCCGGAGCCCGGCCTCACGGCCGAACCGCTCCGACAGCAATGCCCGCCCCCCACACAAGTGGAGTCCTGCCGTGCCCAGCATCGTCATCCGCAACGCCCATGTCGTCACCCTGGACGACCAACTCGGTGACCTGTCCCGCGCGGACGTCCGCATCGAGGACGGCGCCATCGCCGCGATCGGTCCCGATCTCGACAGCACCGGAGCGACGATCATCGACGCCGCCGGCAAGGTGGCCCTGCCCGGCATGGTCGACTCCCACCGGCACGTCTGGCAGGGAGCCATCGGCGGCGCCGGCGGCAAGGTCTCCCTCGGCGGCTACTTCGGGGTCGTGCTCGCCGGACTGCTCGACAAGTACGAGCCCGAGGACGTCTACGCGGGCGTGCTCTGGGGTGCCCTACAGGCGATCAACGCCGGTATCACCACCGTCGCCGACTGGTCCCACATCGTCACCACCCCCGCGCACGCCGACGAGAACGTCCGCGCGCTGCGGGACTCCGGAATCCGCGCGCTGTTCCTCTACGGTCCGCCCGTCGGCCAGGGCGTGATGCGCTGGTTCCACGAGAGCACCGAGCGGCACCCGGACGACGTACGCCGGATGCGGGCCGAACTCGCCGACGACAGCGCCCTTGTCACCATGGGGCTCGCCCTGCGTGGACCGGAGTTCGCCAGCCCGGAGACCACCGAGTACGACTTCCACCTCGCCCGTGAGCTGGGCGTCCCGATCAGCATCCACTCCGGGATTCCCGGTTACCTGCTCAAGTACCGCACGATCGAGACCCTGGACCGGCTCCGGCTGCTCGGCCCGGACGTGCACCACGCCCACGGGGCGCAGTTCAGTGACACGGACCTCGCCCGGATCGCCGCCACCGGCGGTGCCGTCACACCGTGCCCGACCGTCGACATGTCGATGGCGATGGGCACCTTCCCGATCACCGGTCGGGCCGTGGCCCAGGGCCTCGCTCCCGCGCTCGCCACCGACACCGTCGCCGGAGCCGGCACCGACCTGTTCAGCGAGATGCGGCTGGCCCTCGCCGCGGAGCGGGCCCGTGCCAACGCGGAGGCCCTGGCCCGGGACGAGCCGCCGGCAACGGTCGACCTGGACCACCGCGACGTCCTGCGCTTCGCGACCACCGCCGGTGCGGCGGCGTGGGGGATGGCGGAGAGGATCGGCTCGCTCCGTCCCGGCAAGCGGGCCGACCTGATCCTCGTCGACGTGGACCAGGCCCACCTCTCGCCGCTGAACGACCCGATCACCACGATCGTGCTCAACGCCGGTCCGCGCGATGTCGACACCGTCCTGGTCGACGGTGTGGTCGTGAAGCGTCATGGCCGGCTCGTCGGCCCGATCGCCGATCGGGCCCGGCAGCTCGTCATGGAGTCCCGTTCCCGGCTGTTCAGTCGTGCGAACCTGGCGGACGTACTCGGCCCGAGCTGGACGGCCTGAGCCGAGGTCTTCGTCCACAGACTCGGGGGTTGTGCACAGGAACCTTCGGTCAGGCGTTCAGCCTGTGTAAACAGCCTGTGGATAACCCGGATCGGCTGTGGATATGTCCTGTGGACAAGTGCCTGTGACTGTGGACAACGGGATCGGACGGGTGGAAAACCGGTCCGATCCCGTCCCGACCTTCGCGGTGAACCGGCCGAAGTGCGGATCAAACCGGCCCGCGTCGGTGTTCGCGATCTCGGCCGGTGACCACCACCGGGCCTCGCGGAACTCACCCGGGTCCCCGGTGAGCGGTTCCGTACGGTGCAGGGGGAGCGGAAACCAGAGGCTGACGTCGGTGTGGCCGTGGTCGATCCCGACCGTACGGGTGACGGTCAGGAAGAACGGCCGCCCAGCGAAGCCCTCCGCACCAGCCGACCCGTCCGGGGCGGCGAAGCGCTCGGTGTTGATGCCGAGTTCCTCCCGAGCCTCCCGGAGCGCGGTACGGGCCGGATGCTCGTCCGGTTCGACATGACCACCGGGCGGCAACCAGAGCCCGGCGTTGACGTGGTCGACCAGGAGGATCGCCCCGTCGGTGGGGTCGATCGGCACCACGTACGAGACGAGGTGCCGGGGCGGTAGGGCGGGCTTCACCCGTCGGAAGACGTCGTCGGTCTCCCGCAACCAGCGCAGGACCTCCGCCTGGTGGTCGGCTTCCAGTTGGTCCACCGGCCGGATACCACCGACCAGCTCGTGCACCAGCGCAACCGAGGGACGCATCCGTCGAGGATGCCACCCGGCGCCCCGGAGTGGTTCCCCATCCAGCCCGGCTGACTACAAAGAGACCGACTCCGGGCGGAGCAGTTCCTTCCCGACGGCGATGGCGTCCTCGGTCCACGGGGTCGGGCGCAGCGTCGCCGGGTCGAGCCGCACGATCGCCCGCCGTCCCTCGGCGTGCAGCGTGCCGCCGTCGGCGGAGAGGAGGCGGAAGCGGTACTCGGCGCTGGTGGTGCCGAAGCGTTCGAACCAGAAGTGGGCCAGGATCGGCCCGGTGCCGCGGATCGGGGCGCGGAAGCTGAC
The Micromonospora pisi DNA segment above includes these coding regions:
- a CDS encoding NUDIX hydrolase, with product MRPSVALVHELVGGIRPVDQLEADHQAEVLRWLRETDDVFRRVKPALPPRHLVSYVVPIDPTDGAILLVDHVNAGLWLPPGGHVEPDEHPARTALREAREELGINTERFAAPDGSAGAEGFAGRPFFLTVTRTVGIDHGHTDVSLWFPLPLHRTEPLTGDPGEFREARWWSPAEIANTDAGRFDPHFGRFTAKVGTGSDRFSTRPIPLSTVTGTCPQDISTADPGYPQAVYTG
- a CDS encoding PHP domain-containing protein, which produces MTARDALADLRRIAFLLERANEATYRVRAFRSAATTLAALPARELAARAKAGTLTELTGVGDVTARCVTESLSGEEPVYLRRLNATEGVDLDEATAALRSALRGDCHTHSDWSDGGSPIEEMALTAVELGHEYLVLTDHSPRLKVARGLTPARLRRQIEQVAAINAALPEGFRLLTGIEVDILADGSLDQEDELLAQLDVVVGSVHSGLADERAKMTRRMLAAVSNPHLDVLGHCTGRMVAGRPPGVTGPGDRGHRARTRPPSDFDAEAVFAACAEYDKAVEINSRPERQDPPKRLIRVAVEAGCRFAIDTDAHAPGQLDWQRFGCERAARCGVPADQVVNTWPVDELLTWTAGHAG
- a CDS encoding acyl-CoA thioesterase, with the translated sequence MTTTSNTITLPEVPFGHVEPIWVHFDDLDMMGIVHNAKYALLLERALTPFWAERGFAYENGQLTIPDMFHAVVELSVSFRAPIRGTGPILAHFWFERFGTTSAEYRFRLLSADGGTLHAEGRRAIVRLDPATLRPTPWTEDAIAVGKELLRPESVSL
- a CDS encoding prephenate dehydrogenase dimerization domain-containing protein, translated to MVPATAAEHDRAVAAVSHVPHLLAAALVAGAADDPLAGTLAAGSFRDGTRVAATRPELVAAMCGGNADAVGPALDAVLEALHRARAAVDADDPIAALRDWLAPASVARAAWPHRPGTARELPVRVDELLALGRAGGWVTSVAPDRRTVTAVRPVRPGPA
- a CDS encoding nucleoside deaminase, encoding MRRALEVAADNPPGNGVEAGAAGDLSGDIPVGAVLYGPDGVELAVGRNERERTGDPTAHAEVLALRRAAALRGEWRLDGCTLVVTLEPCTMCAGALVLARVSTLVFGAWEPKTGAVGSLWDVVRDRRLNHRPEVYGGVLATESAALLRAFFR
- a CDS encoding DMT family transporter yields the protein MTAPTAPDSNVRAWLPGFLTVAVIWGASFLFIKIGVRELHPLYVTLGRVVAGALTLLVALAVLRDRLPRDPKLWLHMVVIAAVGVALPFTFFGYGEQRVSSILAGIWNATTPLVVLPMAVLVFRTERMTARRAIGMTLGFLGVLVVLGAWRGLGGAEFTGQLFCFAAAACYGLSIPYQKRFVAGRPESGVALSAAQLLVAAGQLAIVAPLVAGAPPAPTSLSFDVIASVLALGALGTGLAFVINLRTIRLAGASTASTVTYLIPIFAVLIGVLALDEQLAWYQPVGAVIVLAGVAVSQRLLGRRRPRRGPDPGPDPAVAPQQSVEPAVPR
- a CDS encoding amidohydrolase family protein is translated as MPSIVIRNAHVVTLDDQLGDLSRADVRIEDGAIAAIGPDLDSTGATIIDAAGKVALPGMVDSHRHVWQGAIGGAGGKVSLGGYFGVVLAGLLDKYEPEDVYAGVLWGALQAINAGITTVADWSHIVTTPAHADENVRALRDSGIRALFLYGPPVGQGVMRWFHESTERHPDDVRRMRAELADDSALVTMGLALRGPEFASPETTEYDFHLARELGVPISIHSGIPGYLLKYRTIETLDRLRLLGPDVHHAHGAQFSDTDLARIAATGGAVTPCPTVDMSMAMGTFPITGRAVAQGLAPALATDTVAGAGTDLFSEMRLALAAERARANAEALARDEPPATVDLDHRDVLRFATTAGAAAWGMAERIGSLRPGKRADLILVDVDQAHLSPLNDPITTIVLNAGPRDVDTVLVDGVVVKRHGRLVGPIADRARQLVMESRSRLFSRANLADVLGPSWTA
- a CDS encoding tRNA adenosine deaminase-associated protein translates to MSYFAAAVVRGSDGWSAAELDLGGVADIDEVGELLREVDPDAELSLLFVESDDAYLAVLRLDEGEDLRIFGSDSVFAEESRLGALLLGDIKAPALEIDDVVEPATPEVSTSGTEENEQPAADPDADPIGDADLIADLGVSAHRLLALCAREGNLPADVTAEVCQLIGCGDVVEELREA
- a CDS encoding LysR family transcriptional regulator; protein product: MDIRKLDVFVTVAEERSFTRAAERLRIAQSGVSTAVRALERELGTALFDRTTQRVELTDAGHALLPEATRILAAVEAAREVVTQVGQGLRGRLRLGILYGLTPGQVREALAAFRAEFPLVELWLTAPGAAGSLDHLERLREGSLDLAIVITHGPVPGIRRQVLATDEVVLACTPDHALAGRDSVDLAELAGEPFIEFPPGWGVRSAVDQAFASAGVQRRITVQMNDLSTILDLVRLGLGVAFVPRPIGDQNADLRFLRVRRTPPTYQIAIAAAADRPLGPVARHFLRVARADNGERGTG
- a CDS encoding M23 family metallopeptidase; this encodes MARDESGTKHEIGRRLAYPLVLLLLSAGVAGCSQSRPAVWSPAGSPAPAADAPSGPTTPSGPASTSAAPASASPSGTPTRPAAPRYVFPVRAANASYHPTHSAYAATDIFASCGTPVLAVTDGEILEVTLVDKYDKQGPQGPLNGGKAVSLLGDDGIRYYGSHLSEVAAGLTAGVRVRAGQQVGAVGRTGNANNVCHLHFGISPPCARVDDWWIRRGVVWPARYLDAWRHQTNRSPVDDVTNWYRQHSCPPAP